The following proteins are co-located in the Dethiosulfovibrio salsuginis genome:
- a CDS encoding transposase domain-containing protein — NNEAERLAKSFAVCRKNFLFSNTPRGAKSSALILTIVTTAMANDLNPYRYLVYIFQKAPNLNLADPEQLEQLMPWNTPEYIRLAAE; from the coding sequence AACAACGAGGCAGAAAGGCTTGCAAAGAGCTTTGCCGTCTGCAGAAAAAACTTCCTGTTCTCGAACACTCCGAGAGGGGCAAAGTCCAGTGCCCTTATACTGACCATAGTAACAACGGCCATGGCAAACGACCTCAACCCCTATAGGTATCTGGTCTACATCTTCCAAAAAGCCCCCAACCTAAACCTGGCAGACCCAGAGCAGCTGGAACAGCTCATGCCCTGGAACACCCCTGAATATATTAGGCTCGCAGCGGAGTAA